The following proteins come from a genomic window of Candidatus Bathyarchaeota archaeon:
- a CDS encoding molybdopterin molybdotransferase MoeA, which translates to MSSIRGKGFKKTEKASEALHKLKTYVNFEPSVEEVLLEEAYGRVLAEDVISKIDVPSFDKSAMDGYAVIAEDTYGASIFNPISLRIIGKNLIGEEPKFCLNHGEAVEVSTGAPIPKNANAVVLLEWTKKISDELIEVYHPIHPWENVTRVGDDLKQGEVILKRGVKLLPQDIGVLKVLGLEKVKVVKKPKIALISTGDELVESIKDLKPFKVIDVNKPILSGMIIEAGGEPLNFGLVKDDFNEIKMKVEEALKKTDMIILTGGTSVGEKDLVPDVINSLGSPGVISHGINIRPGGATCLGVINGKPIFGLSGYPVAAIIGFKLFVKPLIQMFLGSFEDLIVKIKVKMMRRVPSPPGVRSFIRVVVKKVGENYLAEPVSASGSGILSSIVKANAIVEVPEESEGIEEGEETEAYLFRAIEEEKTYEFK; encoded by the coding sequence ATGAGTTCTATAAGAGGAAAAGGATTTAAAAAAACTGAAAAAGCTTCTGAAGCTTTACATAAGTTAAAAACCTATGTAAATTTCGAGCCAAGTGTTGAAGAGGTTTTATTGGAGGAGGCTTATGGTAGAGTTCTTGCTGAAGATGTTATTTCTAAAATTGATGTGCCAAGTTTCGATAAATCAGCTATGGATGGTTACGCTGTTATAGCTGAAGATACATATGGAGCTTCAATTTTTAACCCTATTTCATTAAGAATTATTGGAAAAAACTTAATTGGTGAAGAACCTAAATTTTGTTTAAATCATGGGGAAGCTGTTGAAGTTTCTACTGGAGCACCCATACCTAAAAACGCTAATGCAGTAGTGTTATTAGAGTGGACGAAAAAAATAAGCGATGAATTGATAGAAGTTTATCATCCTATTCATCCATGGGAGAATGTAACCAGAGTTGGAGACGATTTAAAACAAGGTGAAGTGATTTTAAAAAGAGGTGTTAAGCTTCTTCCTCAAGATATTGGAGTGTTAAAAGTTTTAGGATTAGAAAAAGTTAAAGTTGTTAAAAAACCTAAAATAGCTTTAATATCCACAGGAGATGAACTTGTTGAATCGATTAAAGATTTAAAACCATTTAAAGTTATTGATGTTAATAAACCAATTTTATCAGGTATGATTATTGAAGCTGGCGGAGAACCATTAAATTTTGGTTTAGTTAAAGATGATTTTAATGAAATAAAAATGAAAGTTGAAGAAGCTTTAAAAAAGACTGATATGATCATTTTAACTGGTGGAACATCTGTTGGAGAAAAAGATTTAGTTCCAGATGTAATCAATTCTTTAGGTTCTCCAGGAGTTATTTCTCATGGAATAAATATTAGACCTGGAGGAGCAACATGTTTAGGTGTGATAAATGGAAAACCAATTTTTGGATTATCAGGTTATCCTGTAGCAGCAATAATAGGCTTTAAGCTTTTTGTTAAACCCTTAATTCAAATGTTTCTTGGGTCATTTGAGGATTTAATTGTTAAAATTAAGGTTAAAATGATGAGAAGGGTTCCATCTCCTCCAGGAGTTAGATCTTTTATTAGAGTGGTAGTTAAAAAAGTAGGGGAAAACTATTTAGCTGAACCTGTTTCAGCTTCAGGTTCAGGAATTCTATCAAGTATTGTTAAAGCAAACGCTATTGTGGAAGTTCCTGAAGAAAGTGAAGGTATAGAAGAAGGGGAAGAAACTGAAGCTTATTTATTTAGAGCTATTGAAGAGGAAAAAACATATGAGTTTAAATAG